The DNA segment GAGCGTGGACGGAACGGTGGACGTGGACCACCTGAAGAACGTGATGTACGTGGGACGCCCGGCCTACGGGCAGCCCGAAAGCACCGTGGGCCTCTTCCGGGTGTCGCAGGACGGGAAGGAGGCCGTGCGCACCAACGTCCGGCTGGGACGCGGCTCTGCCAGCAGCATCGAGGTGCGCGGCGGCCTGAAGCCCGGAGACGTGGTGATCCTGTCCGACATGTCGCAGTGGGACTCGGCCGAACGGGTCCGCCTGAACCGCTGAGCACGAGCGCCCGAGCCTACCCCATCGAACCCCCAGGAGCGTCCCCATGCAGAGCAACGAGCAGCCGCTGATCCACCTGGAAGGCGTGAGCAAGGTCTTCCTCACCGAGGAGGTGGAGACGCACGCCCTCTCCGGCGTCCACCTGGAGATCCGCTCCGGGGAGTACGTGGCCATCGCCGGCCCCTCCGGCGGCGGCAAGACCACGCTGCTGTCCATCCTGGGGCTGCTGGACTCCCCCTCGGACGGGGTGTACCGCCTGAACGGGCGCCCGGTGTCCGGCCTCTCCGCGGCGGAGCGGGCGCGGATCCGCAACCGGGAGATCGGCTTCATCTTCCAGGCGTTCAACCTGATCGGCGACCTGACCGTCTACGAGAACGTGGAGCTGCCGCTCACCTACCGGGGCATGTCCGGCGCGGAGCGGAAGGAGCGGGTGCAGGAGGCGCTGGAGCGGGTGGGGATGGGCCACCGCACCAACCACTACCCCTCGCAGCTTTCCGGCGGCCAGCAGCAGCGCGTGGCCGTGGCGCGCGCCATCGCCGGGAAGCCGCTGATCCTGCTGGCGGACGAGCCCACGGGGAACCTGGACTCGGTCAACGGCGAGGCGGTGATGGGGCTCCTCCAGGAGCTGCACCGCGAGGGCGCCACCATCTGCATGGTGACCCACGATCCGCGCTACGCGCAGCACGCCGAGCGCAGCGTGCACCTGTTCGACGGGCAGGTGGTGCGCGACGAGCGCAGCCCGGTGGCGGCGGAGCTGGAGCGGCACGGGTTCGAGGTGGTGTGACGGACGCCCTGCTCCAGCCGGTGGCGGCGTACCTCCCCGCACGCCGCGCCACACGGGTGGACCCCATGACGGCGCTGCGGGCGGACTGACGGGGGTGCAGGTGCGGGGTTCGGCCCGGCTCGGCAGCCGGACCCCGTCCGTACGAGCGGGCCCACCCGAACGGTCCCACCCATGGACAGCTTCCTCCAGGACCTGCGCTACGCGCTCCGCAGCCTGCGGCGGAGCCCCAGCTTCGCGGCCGCGGCCATGCTCTGCCTGGCGCTGGGGATGGGCGTGAACACCGCCACCTTCAGCATCGTAAACACGCTGCTCTTCCGGCCGCCCCCGTTCGAGGACGCGGACCGCGTGGTCCTCCTGTACGCGCAGCCCCCGAAGCAGGGGTGGGAGGAGGACGCCTTCAGCTCCGCGGAGCTGGCCGACGTCCGCGCGGGGAGCCGGGCCCTCGCCGACGTGGCGGGCGCCGGCTCGCGGGGCTTCAACCTGGCCGGCGACGACGAGCCGGTGCGCGTGGCGGGGTCGCCGGTCACCCCCAACCTGTTCCCGCTGCTGGGGGTCCGCCCCGCGCTGGGGCGCGGCTTCCTCCCCGGCGAGGACCGGCCCGGGTCCGAGCGGGTGGTCGTCCTCGGTCACCGGGTCTGGCAGACGCACTTCGGCGGGCGCAGGGACGTGGTCGGGCGGACGACGATGCTGAACGGCGTCCCCACGACGGTCGTGGGGGTGATGCCGCCGGGCTTCCGCTTCCCGGAGACGGCCGACCTGTGGGTCCCGGCGCGCACCGACAGCACGGCCGCGTACGACGCCCGCTGGCTCGTCGCCGTCGGGCGGCTCCGCCCCGGGGCGGACGTGGAGCAGGCGAACGCCGACCTCGCGCGCGTCGCCCGGCGGATGGCCGCGGAGCACCCGGGCACCCACGCGGGATGGTCGCTGGGGGCGCGGCCGTTCGGCGCGTCGTACGTGCGCGGCGACCGGGGCTTCCTGCTCTACCTGATGCTGGGGGGCGTGGGCTTCGTGCTGCTGATCGCCTGCGCCAACGTCGCCAACCTGCTCCTGGCGCGCGGCAGCACCCGCCGCCGGGAGATCGCCGTGCGGGCGGCGCTGGGGGCCGGGCGCGGACGGATCGTCCGGCAGCTCCTCACCGAGAGCGTGCTGCTCGCCGTCGGGGGCGGCGCATTGGGAGTGCTGGTGGGGAGCTGGTGGCTCGACTGGACGATGTCGCGCCTCACGGTGGACGTGCCGTACTGGATGACCTTCCAGATGGACTGGCGGGTGCTGCTGTACACCCTGGCGCTGGCGGTCGCCACCGGGCTGCTGTTCGGCATCCTGCCGGCGCTGCGCGCCTCGCGCGCGGAGCTGACCGGCGCCCTCAAGGACGGGGCTCCCGGCGACAGCGGGGGCCTGTACCGCAACCGGCTGCGCGGCGCGCTGGTGGCCGGCGAGATCGCCCTGTCGCTGGTCCTGCTGGCCGGCGCCGCGCTGAGCATCCGCTCGTTCCTTGCGGCCCTGGACTCGGACCCCGCGGTGGACGGCCGGAGCATCCTGACCGCGCGCACCTCGCTCGCCGGCGAGCGCTACGACGCGGTGGCGTCGCGCGCCGCGTTCTTCCGGGAGCTGGAGGGACGGCTCCGCGCGCTCCCCGGGGTGCAGGGCGCGGCGCTCACCACCGCGCTCCCGGCGGGCGACGTGGGGGTGGGCACCACCGTCCGGGCGGAAGGCCGGCCCGGGGAGGACGGCGAGGCGGCGGGCCGCTGGATCGCCGTCACCCCCGGCTACTGGGGCGCCATCGGACGGCCGCTGCTCGCCGGGCGCAGCTTCACCGCAGCCGAGGCCGCCGACAGCGCGGCCGCGGTCGCCCTCGTGAGCGCCGAGCTGGCGGAGCGGCTCTGGCCGGGTCAGGATCCGCTCGGCCGGCGGATCCGGGTGGAGGTGGAGGGCGCCGACCGGTCGCTCGCGGTGGTGGGGATCGCGCCGACGCTCCCCTACGCCCGCCCCGGCACCGGCAGCCCGCGGGACCGGCTGCAGGTGCACGTGCCGTACGGGGTCGCCGGGTGGCGGCTGATGACCCTGGCCGTGCGCTCCGCGGGCGACCCGGCGGCGCTCTCGCCCGCGCTGCGCCGCGAGGTGCGCGCGATGGACCCCACGCTCCCCGTCTTCACCGTGCACGTCCTGGGCGACTACCGGGCGTCCACCCTGTGGATGCAGCGCGCCGCCGGGCAGGTGTTCGCCAGCCTGGCCCTGCTCGCGCTGGGGCTCGCCGCGCTGGGGGTCTACGGGGTGATGGCGTACACGGTGGCGCAGCGGACCCGGGAGATCGGGATCCGGGTGGCGCTCGGCGCGCGCGCGCCGGACGTGGTCCGGATGGTCGTCGCGGAGGCGGCCGTGCTCGCCGCGGCGGGGATCGCCGTGGGGCTGCCGGGGGCGTACGCCGTCGCCCGGCTGATGCGCGGCACCCTGTACGGCGTGGGCCCCGGCGACCCGGTGGCCTTCCTCGCGGTCCCGCTTCTCCTGGGCGGGGTCGCAATGCTGGCGAGCTGGCTCCCCGCCCGCCGCGCCTCGCGGGTGGACCCCATCGTGGCGCTCCGGGCGGACTAGCCCGGCTCCAGACCGGATGCCGCCCTCCACGACACTCCGAGAACCGCTCATGGACGCGCTCCTCCAGGACCTGCGCTACGCGCTGCGCACGCTGGCCGCCAGCCGCGGCTTCACCGCCGTCGCCCTGCTCTGCCTCGCGCTGGGGATCGGGATCAACACCACCATCTTCAGCGCCTTCAACGCCCTCTATCTCCGGCCGCTCCCCTTCGCGGAGCCGGACCGGCTGGTGGCCGTGCACGAGCTGGACGGCGGCAGCGGCGGCGTGGAGGACGAGATCTCGTATCCCAACTTCGTGGACTGGACGCGCGACAACGGCGCCTTCAGCGGTGCCGCGGTCTACTTCCACCAGGCCTTCAACCTGGCCGCCGGGGAGACGCCGGAGTACGTGCGCGGCGCGCGGGTCTCGCCCTCGTTGTTCGGCGTCCTGGGGGTGGCACCCGCGCTGGGACGCGGCTTTCGCGAGGAGGAGGGGAGCGCGGGGAGCGATGCCGTGGCGGTGCTCGGGTACGGGCTCTGGCAGCGGCGCTTCGGTGGGGACCCGCGGGTGGTCGGATCCGAGGTCCGGCTCGACGGGCGGCCGTACACCGTGCTGGGGGTGATGCCCGCGGGGTTCGCGTTCCCGGAGACGGAGCAGCTCTGGACGCCGCTGGTCGCGGACCCGGTGAAGAACCGCGGGAGCCACTGGGTGCGCGCGGTGGCCCGCCTCCGTCCGGGTGTCACCCGCGAACAGGCGGAGGCGTCGCTGGGCCCCGTCACACGCCGCCTGCAGGCGGATTTCCCGGAGACGAACCGCGACCTGGAGGGCCGCCTCGCCCCCTTCCGCGACAACCTGATCCCGCCCGACATGCGCCCAGTCTTCCACGTCATGCTGGGCGCGGTGGGGTTCGTGCTCCTCATCGCCTGCGCCAACGTCGCCAACCTCCTCCTGGCGCGCGCCGCCGGCCGGCGGCGGGAGATCGCGGTACGGGCGGCGATGGGCGCGGGGCGCGGCCGCATCGTCCGGCAGCTCCTCACCGAGAGCGTGCTGGTGGCGCTGGCGGGCGGGGCGCTGGGCGTCCTCCTGGCCCGCTGGGGAGTGGACGTGCTCCGCGCGTTCATCCCCGAGGAGCTGCCGTACTGGGTCCGCTTCGACCTGGACGGCCGGGTGCTCGCCTTCACCGCGGCGGTGAGTGTCGCGACCGGGATCCTCTTCGGGCTTGCGCCCGCGCTGCGCGCCTCCCGGGCCGACCTCCAGGGCGCGCTGAAGGACGGGACCCGCGGCTCCGGGGCGCGGCAGGGGCGGCTGCGCGGGGCGCTGGTGGTGAGCGAGGTCGCCCTCTCGCTGGTGCTGCTCGTGGGGGCGATGCTGATGGTGCGCAGCTTCCTGGAGCTGCGCGGCGCCGACCCGGGGCTGGACGCGTCGGGCGTGCTCACCACGCGCCTCAACCTTGCCGGCGACCGGTACGCGTCGCGCGAGCAGCGCGCCCGTTTCGCGGCGGAGGCGGTCGCCCGGCTGGAGGGGCTCCCGCAGGTGGAGCGGGCCGCGGCGGTGAGCGACCTCCCGCTCAGCGGAAACGTCACCAGCCACACCTTCGAGGTGGAGGGGCAGCCCAGCGAGACGGGGCGGCGTCCCTCGGCCGTCTACCGCCCCGTCACCGCCGGCTTCTTCCAGGTGCTGGGAATCCCGGTGGTCCGCGGGCGCGGTCTGTCCCCGCATGAGGTGGACGCCAACGCGCCGGTGATGGTGGTCAACGAGACCTTCGCCCGGCAGCACTTCTCCGGGGCGGACCCCATCGGCTGGCGGGTCCGCACGGGGTCGGACGAGCCGTGGTTCACGGTGGTGGGGGTGAGCCGCGACGTGCGGGAGCACAAGGTGCACGAGCCGGCCGGCCCCACGATGTACGTCCCCTTCCCCGACGGGGCGCCGCGCGGCGTTACGCTCGCCCTGCGCACCCGGGGCGAGCCAGCCCTCGCAGCCGCGGCGGTGCGGGCGGAGATGGAGCGGATCGACCCGGGGCTCGCCCTGTTCGACATGCGCACCATGCGCGAGGTGATGTCGCTCTCCTTCTGGGACCGCGGCCTCTTCGGCGGCCTCTTCGGAGTGTTCGCGGCGCTGGCGCTGGTCCTGGCGGCGGTGGGGATCTACGGCGTCATGGCGTACGCGGTGGCGAGCCGCGCCCACGAGATCGGGGTCCGGATGGCGCTCGGCGCGCGGGCCCCGGACGTGGTGCGGATGGTGGTGCGCCAGGCGGCGATGCTGGCCGGGCTGGGGGTGGGCATCGGCCTGCTGGCGGCGCTGGGGGCGACGCGCGTCCTCGCCGGGATGCTCTACGGCGTCACCGCCACCGACCCCGCCACGTTCCTGCTCGTGCCGCTCGTCCTGGGCGGTGTGGCGCTCCTGGCCGCCTGGGTCCCCGCCCGCCGCGCCGCCCGGGTGGACCCCATGGTGGCACTGCGGGCGGAGTAGCGGGAGCCGGAACTCCGCGTGGCCCGGCGCGGTACACCGGGCCACGCAGCTTTCCGCCCCCCCGCACCCCCCGCCCGATGCGCCCCCTCCTCCTCCTCGCCCTGCTTCTCTGCGCCCTCCCCGCCGCCGCGCAGGATCCCGTCCCCGCGGACGCCTACCGGGACGCCCGCGCCCGCGAGCTGGTGCGCCTCGCCCGCGCGCGCCGGGCGGTGGTCGACACCCGCATCACGGCCTACGAGGTTACGGCGCACGAGCGCTTCTCCGCGCGCATGACGCTGGCCGGCGCGGAGCGGCTCATCTTCCGCCGGGAGACGGCGGCGCGGATCGAGTGGACCCGCGACACGGTGCGCATCGAGGTACTCGGCACCCGCGAGGCGCAGCCGCTGTTCAGCGCGGGAGCCCAGCTCCCGCCGGCAGACGTCGCCGGGATGCTGCCGTCGCTCGCCTTCGACCCGGTGGATTCGGAGATGCTGCTGCGCTTCGACTCCACGCTGATCCGCCACCCGCTGGCGCCGGGGAGCGAGGCGTACTACCGGTTCTCCAGCGGGGACAGCAGCGCCATCCGGCTCCCGGACGGGCGCGGGGTGCGGCTCCGGGAGCTGCGGATCACCGCGCGGCGCCCCGACCCGCGGCTGATCAACGGCTCCTTCTGGGTGGACGAGGAGACCCACGCCGTGGTGCGGGCGGTGTTCCGCCCGAGCCGCGCCCTCTCCAGCACCGACTCCGGGATCTCCGTGCTCACGCCGGAGGTGACCACCGAGGTGGACCACGTCGCGATCGAGTACGGGCTGCTGGACCTGCGCTGGTGGATGCCGCGGACGGTGGTCGCGCGAGGCGTGGTGCGCGCCCTCGGGAAGCGCCTTCCCCTCGCCTACGAGCGCCGCTACGAAGGGTACCGGGTGGATGGGGACACCCTCGCGACGGCGCCCCCGGCGGAGGCGGCGCTCGCCGTGGCGGCGGAGCGGCCCTGCCGCCCGCGGATGTTCGGGAGCATCGTCATCAACGTGGGCTCGCCGGGTGACGCTGCGGCCAAGGACTCCGCGTGGAACGCCGCGTGGGACCGCTCGGCGGCCCGGGTCGCAAAGGGCGACACTGTCGCGGTGGGCGACAGTACGCGGGCCGCCCGCCGCCCGCCGTGCGACCGCACCTTCCTCGTGACCAGGGCCGAGGGCGCCGACCTCCTCGCCAACCCGGCGCTTCCGGCGAGCGTCTTCGACGAGGGCGAGGGTCCGGTGGGGGAGGAGGAGATGCGCGAGCTCGCCGCGCTGGCGCGCGGCATTCCGGGGCTCCCGTGGAGCGTGGCGCGTCCTCGGGTGGAGTTCCTCACCCCGGAGCTGGTCCGCTACAACCGGGTGGAGGGGCTCTCGCTCGGCGCCCGCGCGACGCTCCCCCTCGGTCCGGCGGAGCTCCGGGGCGAGCTTCGCGCCGGCACCACGGGCGAGGTGGGGGCGCGCCTCTCCGGCGCGCACTCCGCGCCCGCCCTGCGCACCGAGGTGGCGGCGTACCGCGGCCTGGAGGTGGTGGACGTGGCGTCGCAGCCGTTCGCCCTCACCAGCTCCGCGAGCGCCCTCGTCCTGGGCAGGGACGAGAACGACTACTTCCGCGGGACGGGCGCCGAGGTTCGATTCTCGCCTCCGCTGGCGCGGCGCCAGCGCTGGGAGCTGCGGCTCTTCGCGGAACGGCAGGAGCCGGTGCGCGCCCGCTCGGACGCGAGTCTGCGTGGACTGGTCGACGACGGCTTCGAGGCCCGCGGAAACCTCGCCGCCGAGGAGCTGGACCAGGCGGGCGCCACGCTCCGCCTGCGCGGGGCGCGCGGAGACGACCCCGCGGGGCTGCGCACCCGCGCGGAGCTGGAGCTGCACGGCGAGACGGGCGACCGCAGCTTCGCGCGGCCGCTGGTCCGGCTGGGGGCGGACGCCCTCCTGGGGGGCGGCGTTGGCTTCGGGGTGTCGCTGGCCGCCGGGACCGGGGTGGGGAGCGTGCCGGTGCAGCGCGCCTGGCAGATCGGCGGCGCGACCACGGTGCGCGGCCACGACGCCGCGGCGCTCCGGGGGGAAAGCCTCTGGCTCGCCCGCGGAGAGCTCACCCGCGGGAGCCCCCTTCTCCGGGTGTCGGTGTTCGGAGACGCGGGGTGGGCGGGGGAGAGCGCGGACTTCTGGAACGCCCGGCCGATCCGCGGCGCGGGGTTGGGGGTGTCGCTGCTGGACAACGTGCTGCGGGTGGACCTGGCGCGGGGGATCGGCGGGGGCGGGTGGCGCCTGCACCTGAGGATGGGCGGGGGACTCTGACGCGGCGCGGCCCGGCGGGTCTGCCTGCGCAGTTCGATCGAACGGGCAGATCCGGAGGAGGTCCGAGCTGCGGGACGCTGGTCATCCGGACCCGGGCGGGGCGCTGAGCACCGGTTCTTGCGTGGCCGTGGCAGCGTCGATGGTGTCGCGCTCTTCACGCTGACAGGAGTGCGTATGGACGGCCAGCTTGCCCTGATCTTCCTGCTGACCTTCATCATCCACCTGATCGGCACGCTCGCCTACAGCGTCCGGATCGCGGGCACCCGTACCGGCCGCATCGCGGTCTCGCTCTCGCTCTTCAACATACTGGTCCTCGTCTCCCGCACGTCCAACTCGTTCCAGTCGCCGCTGCTGGCGAAGCGCGTGGAGGAGAACCTGCGCGGATCGGTGGAGACCGGGATGGAGTCGGATTTCCGCTGGCTGCTCCTCGCGGCCACGCTCGCCACGCTCGTCGGCGCACTCCTGATCCCGACGTTCCAGCGCCTCTTCGCGCGGGCCGTGGAGGTCTTCGGGCGCTACCGCTCGGTGCCGCGCCTCTTCCTGCGAGGGCTCTCTCCAGCGGGTCTGCTGCACGTGCGCAGCTCGCTCCGCATCCCGGCCAGGGAGAACCTGACGGAGCTCAGGACGGCGCCCCGCATCCCCCTGCGCGTCATCGTGCTCAACGCCGTCGCGATGGCGATCTGGACCGTCGGCGTGTTCTCCGCTCTCTATGCGGGGTACCTCAACCCCGAGTACCGCGTCACCGCCAGCCAGCTCTCGGCCGTGATCAACGGCGTGGCCACCATTCTCATGTTCATCGTGATCGATCCCTACCTCTCGGTGCTCACCGACGAGGCCGCCGAAGGGAAGATCTCCGAAGGCTACTTCCGCAGGAGCGTCGTCTGGCTCACCGGCAGCCGCCTCGTAGGCACCGTGCTCGCACAGGTCCTTCTCGTCCCCGGCGCTCTCGTGATCGCCTTCGTGGCCGAGTGGCTCTGAACCCGCAGCGCGCCTTTGCACGCGCCCGCGTTCGAGGCCGCGGCTGAACGGCTGACGGCCGCCCACACGGCCGGCCCGGCCACGGTTCCCCGGACCACTGTCCGCTTTTGGGACGCCGAGTCCCGCATCCGCACAACCCGGCCGCCCGCCGCGAATCCAACCCGTTGGCAGTCAACGGGTTGGACTTTCCGCTTCCGGGCACGCCTCTTCCCTCCTGCGAGCCACGTTTCCCCGACCGCTTCGCATCGACCGAGGAGAGCCCGATGCCCGCCCTGTTCTCGTCCCGCTTCCGCCCCTTCCGCGCGCCCGAGCCGCGGGGCGGCCCCGAGCCCGAGCCCGGCGCCCCGCTGATCCGCCTGCGGCAGCTGGAGAAGTCGTACCCCGCCGGGACCGGACGCGTCTACGTGCTGCGCCACATCGACCTGGACGTGCAGGCCGGCGAGTTCGTCTCCATCATGGGCCCCTCCGGCGCCGGGAAGAGCACCCTGCTCTCCATCCTGGGGATGTTCGACGGCGACTGGACCGGCGAGTACCACTTCCTGGGGCAGCCCGTGCACAGGATGGGGGCGAAGGAGCGCGGCGCGCTCGGGAGGCCCAACGTCGGCTTCGTGTTCCAGCAGTACCACCTGCTCGACGAGCTGACCGTGCAGGAGAACCTGGACATCCCGCTCTCCTACCGCGACGTGCCGAAGCGCGAGCGGCAGGCCATGGTGGCCGACGCGCTGGACCGCTTCGGGATCGTGGGGAAGAAGGACCTCTACCCCAACCAGCTCTCCGGGGGCCAGCAGCAGCTCGTGGCCATCGCCCGCGCCACCATCTCGAACCCCCGCGTGATCCTGGCCGACGAGCCCACCGGGAACCTGCACTCCTCGCAGGGGCGCGAGATCATGGAGCTCTTCCGCGCCCTCAACGAGGCGGGGACCACCATCATCCAGGTGACCCACTCGGAAACGAACGCGGAGTACGGAAACCGCGTGATCCAGCTCCGCGACGGCTGGATCGTGGACGCCTGACCCCCCTGACCGTACCATGGAAACGCTCCTCCAGGACCTGCGCTACGCCGCGCGCATGCTGCTGCGCACCCCCGGCTTCGCCGCCGTCGCGGTGCTCACGCTGGCGCTGGGCATCGGGATCAACACCACCATCTTCAGCGTCGTCAACGCGATCCTGATCCGTCCCCTTCCGCACGTGGACACCGAGCGGCTGGTGGCGCTCCGGGAGGAGTCGCTGCGCGACGGGCAGGGCGGGTCCGTCTCCCCCGCCAACCTCGCCGACTGGCAGGCGCAGTCCGCCTCCTTCCAGGACATCGCCGCCTACCACGACCGCCAGGTGGTGATGCGGGCGGGTCGGGGAGATCCGGAGCGGATCGAGGCGGAGGCGGTCACCGTGAACCTCTTCCCCCTCCTGGGTGCCCGCCCGGCGCTCGGGCGCCTCTTCCTCCCGGAGGAGGCGGAGCCCGGGCGGAACCGGGTGGTGCTCCTCTCCGACCACATGTGGCGCAACCGGTTCGAGGCCGACCCGCAGATCCTGGGGAAGACGGTCCAACTGAACGGCGTCGCGCACACGGTGGTGGGGGTCATGGGTCCCCGCTTCGGCTTCCCCGACAACCAGCCGCTCTGGGTCCCCATCGTCCCCTCCGCACTCGCCGACCAGCGGGGGGAGCGCTACCTGCGCGTGGTGGGCCGCCTCCGCCCCGGGGTCACCCTGGAGCAGGCACGGGCCGAGATGGGCGCCCTGGCACGGCGGCTGGAGGAGCAGCACCCGGAGACGAACGCGGGGATGGGGGTCCGGCTGATCGACTTCGACGAGGCGTGGGTGGGGGAGATCCGCCCCGCGCTCCTGGTGATGCTGGCGGCGGTGGGGATGGTGCTCCTGATCGCCTGCGCCAACGTGGCCGGCCTCTTCCTGGCGCGCGCGGCCGCCCGGCGGAAGGAGATCGCCGTACGGGTGGCGCTGGGGGCGGGGCGCGGCAGGCTGGTCCGCCAGCTCCTCACGGAGAGCAGCCTGGTGGCGCTCATGGGGGGCGCCCTCGGAGTGCTCCTGGCGCACTGGGGCCTGGCCCTGATCCTGGCGTCGTTCCCCTTCCAGCCCCCGCTCTGGATGGTGTTCGACATCGACGCCAACGTCCTCCTCTTCACCCTCCTCCTCTCCCTGGGTACGGGCGTCCTCTTCGGCCTGGCGCCCGCGCTCCGCGCCACCCGCCCGGATCTCCAGGATACGCTCAAGGACGGCGGGCGGGGCTCCACCGCGGGGGCACGCCAGGGCCGCATGCAGGGCGCCCTGGTGGTGGCGGAGCTGGCGCTGGCGATGGTCCTCCTGGTGGGGGCCATGCTGATGGTGCGCAGCTTCCTCCGCCTGCAGGGGGTGGACCCCGGCTTCGACACGGCGCAGGTGCTGACGCTCCGGCTGGTGACCGGAGGCGACCGCTACGCGGAGCCCGCGGCGCGCATGGAGCTCTACCGCCAGGTGGTGGAGCGCGTGAAGGCGCTCCCCGGGGTGGAGGGCGCGGGCACCGTGTCGTTCCTCCCGCTGAGCGGGATGAGCGTCACCTCCGGCCTCTCGGTGGAGGGGGTGGACCTCCCGGCGGACCAGCGCCCGGCCGCGGAGGTGCGCGGGATCTCCCCGGACTACTTCCGCGTCCTCCGGGTCCCCCTGCTGCGCGGGCGCTCGCTGACGCCGGAGGAGGCGGACGGGGATCGGCCGGTGGTGGTTGTGAACCGCGCGCTGGCGGAGCGCTTCTGGCCGGGAGAGGACGCGGTGGGGCGGCGCGTCCGGGTCGGCGGGCCCTGGCTGACGGTGGTGGGGGTGGCGGAGGACGTGCGGATGGGCGGGCTGGACGAGAAGCCGACGGCCCAGGTGTACGTCCCGTACTCCGCCGAGGCGCGCGGCTACGCCTCGCTCCTGGTCCGCACCCACGGCGATCCCGCCGCCGCGACCGCCGCCGTGCGCCGGGCGGTGCATGCCGTCGATCCCTCCGTGGTCGTCGATGAAGCGTTCACCATGCGCGAGGTGGTGCACCGCTCCCTCTGGCAGCGCCGCCTCTTCGGCGGGCTCTTCACCTCCTTCGCGGCCATCGCCCTCCTCCTGGCGGTGAGCGGGGTGTACGCGGTGATCGCCTACTCCGTCTCGCAGCGCACGCACGAGTTCGGGGTGCGCATGGCGCTGGGCGCGCGCCCCGGCCGCATCCTGGGGATGGTGGTCCGGCAGGGCGCGGTGCTGACGGTGATCGGCGTGGGGATCGGCGCGCTGGGCGCCTTCGCGGTGACGCGGGTGATGGGGAGCCTCCTCTACGGCGTGGCCCCGACGGACCCCGTCACTTTCGCCGCGGTCACGGTGATCCTGGCGAGCGCCACCGTGCTGGCGAGCTGGATCCCCGCCCGGCGGGCCACCCGCGTGGACCCCATGATCGCAATCCGAGCCGAGTGAAAGCCGAGCCCATGGACACTCTCCTCCAGGACCTTCGCTACGGCGCCCGCATGCTGCTGCGGAGCCCGGGCTTCACCGCGGTCGCGGTCCTCACGCTCGCGTTGGGGATCGGGATCAACACCACGATCTTCAGCGGGGTCGACGCCCTCCTGCTGCGCCCGCTCCCCTTCGCCAACCCGGACCGGCTGGTGTCGGTCTGGATGGACGAGCCCGGCTCGTCGGTCAACAAGGAGACGCTGGTCGCGCTGCGCGAGCGCGCCCGCTCGCTGCAGCAGGCGGCGGGATACAGCGGCTGGGGCTTCACCCTCACCGGCGGGGGAGAGCCGGAGGCGCTGGTCGGCGCCCGGGGGACGGTGGACCTCTTCGAGGTGCTCGGCGCGCGGCCGCTGCTGGGCCGGACCTTCCTCCCCGAAGACGGCGAGCCGGGGCGCACCCCGGCCGTGGTGCTGAGCCACGGGCTGTGGCAGCGGCGTTTC comes from the Longimicrobiaceae bacterium genome and includes:
- a CDS encoding ABC transporter permease, translated to METLLQDLRYAARMLLRTPGFAAVAVLTLALGIGINTTIFSVVNAILIRPLPHVDTERLVALREESLRDGQGGSVSPANLADWQAQSASFQDIAAYHDRQVVMRAGRGDPERIEAEAVTVNLFPLLGARPALGRLFLPEEAEPGRNRVVLLSDHMWRNRFEADPQILGKTVQLNGVAHTVVGVMGPRFGFPDNQPLWVPIVPSALADQRGERYLRVVGRLRPGVTLEQARAEMGALARRLEEQHPETNAGMGVRLIDFDEAWVGEIRPALLVMLAAVGMVLLIACANVAGLFLARAAARRKEIAVRVALGAGRGRLVRQLLTESSLVALMGGALGVLLAHWGLALILASFPFQPPLWMVFDIDANVLLFTLLLSLGTGVLFGLAPALRATRPDLQDTLKDGGRGSTAGARQGRMQGALVVAELALAMVLLVGAMLMVRSFLRLQGVDPGFDTAQVLTLRLVTGGDRYAEPAARMELYRQVVERVKALPGVEGAGTVSFLPLSGMSVTSGLSVEGVDLPADQRPAAEVRGISPDYFRVLRVPLLRGRSLTPEEADGDRPVVVVNRALAERFWPGEDAVGRRVRVGGPWLTVVGVAEDVRMGGLDEKPTAQVYVPYSAEARGYASLLVRTHGDPAAATAAVRRAVHAVDPSVVVDEAFTMREVVHRSLWQRRLFGGLFTSFAAIALLLAVSGVYAVIAYSVSQRTHEFGVRMALGARPGRILGMVVRQGAVLTVIGVGIGALGAFAVTRVMGSLLYGVAPTDPVTFAAVTVILASATVLASWIPARRATRVDPMIAIRAE